The DNA segment CTGCGCGAGCGCGACCCCGTGAACTTCGAGGAGTTCATCCTCCGCTACATGGGCGAGGGCTTCGCGAAGAACTTCATGCTGCCCTACAACCAGAAGCTCTGGACCGTGCACCCGCGCGAGATGTCCGCCGCGTGGGTCGGCCGGTTCGTGCCGCGCCCCACCCTCAAGGAGGTCGTGGACGGGGCGCTCGGCGCGGGCAGTGATCAGCTGGGCTACAACGCGTCGTTCCTCTACCCGCGCGAGGGAGGCATCGAGAGCCTGGCGCGCGCGATGAAGCAGCACCTGACGGGCGGCGAGCTGAGCGTGCGCACCGAGCCCGTCTCCATCGACTGGAAGGCGAAGCAGGTCGCGCTGTCGGACGGCCGCACCGTGCCGTACTCGGGGCTGGTGTCCTCCATCGCGCTGCCCCTGCTGGTGGACCTCATCGGGAAGGGCGCCTCCGGCGTGCCGGACGAGGTGCGGGCCGCGGCGAAGCGCCTGCGCGCCTTCATCGTCACGTACGTGTGCGTGGGGGCCCGGGGCGCGAACCGCCAGCCGTGGCACTGGATCTACCTGCCGGAGCCGGAGTTCCACTCGTACCGCATCGGGGCGCCGTCGGCGGTGTACGCGCCCCTGGCCCCTGCCGACACGGCCAGCTTCTCCGTGGAGTTCAGCCACCACGGCGAGCTGTCCGTGGCGGACGCGGAGAAGTACGCGGTGGAGGACCTGGTGCGCTCGCGGATGATCCATTCAGCGGACGACATCCTCTTCGCCCGGGGGCGCGAGATTCCCAACGCGTACGTCCTCTACGACGACGCCTACGGCCCCGCGATGGCGGAGGTGAACCGTTTCCTGGAGCACGCGGGCATCCTCACGGCGGGGCGCTACGGGAAGTGGGAGTACTCCTCCATGGAGGACGCCATCCTGGGCGGGCGGGCCTGCGCCCGGACGCTGAACGGCTGACGCAGGGAGTCGTCTCCTGTCGACGGTGGTCCGGGGCCGTGCTAGGCCCCGAGGCCTTCCCTTCGCATCTCCGGACCCATGGCCCTGCACCTCTCCGTCGTCATCCCCGTCTACAACGAGGAGTCCATCATCGCCCAGGCAGCCGAAGAGCTGCGCCAGGGGCTGGATGCTCGCGGGCTCGACTACGAAATCATCTTCGCGGAGAACGGCTCGCGCGACGCGACGCCCCGGCTCCTGGAAGAGCTCTGCTCCAAGAACCCGCGCCTGCGCTGGTTCCACTCGGAGACGCCCAACTACGGCGTGGCGCTCAAGGCCGGCATCCTCAAGGCCCGGGGCACCTACGTGGTCTGCGATGAAATCGACCTGTGCGACCTGACCTTCTATGACGCGGCGCTGCCCCGGCTGGAGCGCGGCGAGGCGGACATGGTCGTGGGCTCCAAGGCGGCCAAGGGCGCGAGCGACCAGCGTCCCCTCATCCGCCGCGCGGCCACGCGGGTGCACAACAAGCTCCTGCGCGTGGCGCTGGGCTTCCAGGGCACGGACACGCACGGCCTGAAGGCGTTCCGCCGGGAAGCGCTCCTGCCCGTCATCCAGAAGTGCGTGGTGGACATGGACGTGTTCGCCAGCGAGTTCGTCATCCGCGCGTGGCGTGAGGGGCTCAATGTCATGGAGATCCCCATCCAGCTCCATGAGAAGCGCCAGCCGTCCATCCACCTGTTCAAGCGCGTGCCCAACGTGCTCAAGAACGTGGGCAAGCTGTTCTACGTCATCCGCGTCCGCGGGACCTGAGCGGAGGTTGGCCCCATGACGGCAGCGCGACTGGCGTCCATCTCCGTCGACCTGGATTCGCTGCCGCACTACTGCCGGATCCACGGGCTGCCGGAGTCGCTGCTGGACGAGCGCGCGCGGACGCTGATCCACCGCGTGGCGGTGCCGCGCTTCCTGGAGCTGTTCGCGGCGGTGGGCGTGCCCGGGACGTTCTTCGTCATCGGCGAGGACCTGGAGGCGGACCCCGGCGCGGCGGACGGCATGCGGCGCGCCCACGCGGCGGGCGTGGAGGTGGCCAGCCACAGCCACGCTCATGACTACGCGCTCACCCGGCGGGGACCGGACGCCATCGCGCAGGACCTGGCGCGCGCGGACGCGGCCATCCTGGACGCCGTGGGCGTGCGGCCCTCCGGCTTCCGGGCCCCGGGCTACACGCTGAACGCGGACCTGTACGCGGCCACCGTGGCACAGGGGTACCGGTATGGTTCCTCCGCGTTTCCGGCGGCGCCGTACTACGCGGCGAAGGCGGCGGTGATGGGGGCGCTCGCGGCGCTGGGGCGGCCATCGCGCTCCGTGCTGGACACCCCGCGCGTGCTGCTGGCGCCGCGCGTGCCGTACCGGCCGGACCCCGCGCAGCCGTACCGTCGCGGTTCCGGCCCGGTGCTGGAGCTGCCCATGACGGTGACGCCGGTGGTGCGCTTCCCGTTCATCGGCACGTTCGCGACGACGCTGCCTCGCGGCACGATGCGCGCCGCGTACCGCACGTGCCGGGCGGATGCCTTCTTCAACTTCGAACTGCACGGTGTCGACGTGCTGGACGCCACGGACGGCATCCCGCCGGAGCTGGTGCGCCAGCAGCGCGACCTGCGCGTGAGCGCCGCGAAGAAGGTGGAGCGGCTGCGCGACATCTTCCAGTGGCTCAAGGACGACTTCGACGTCGTCACCCTGCGCGACGCGGCGGGGCGGCTGGCCGCGTCGCTCTGATCAGCGCGCGGCCTTCAGCGCCTTCCAGTCCGCCTCCGCTTGATCCGCGTAGGCCTGCGCGAAGGCGACCAGCCGCTTCGTGGCCTCCTTCGTGTCGCCGCCCACCCAGTCCTCCAGGCGCGCGGCCTGCGCCTGCGTGTGGCCGTGGGCCCGGGCCAGCACGACGCCCGCCTGCTCGAAGGTGGAGCGCAGGGCCTTCTTCTTCCCGAGCACGGCGTCGTCCAGCTTGTCCTTCTCCGGCTCCACCTCGCGCACGAGGAAGGCCCGGCCGCCCATGTTCACCGCGCCCGTGAGCGGGTTCACCGCGCCGCCCAGCTCCTGCTGCGCCTTCACCACGTCCGCGCCGTTCGCGGGCACCGGCGGCGACGTGACGCCGGAGGCGAGCAGCTCCTTCAGCTCCAGCAGCACGGGCGGCGCCTTCGGATCCGCCGCGCCCACGAGCACGTAGTCGCGCTCCAGGCCGTAGCTGCTGCCCCCCGCGTCCAGCCGCGCGGCCAGGTCCAGCACCTTCAGGGGCACGGCCACGCCCTCCGTGCCGTCCAGCGTCTTCTCGTACGACGCCAGCGCCGTGCGCACCGCCGACTTGCGCTCCGCGTCCAGCGGCTTGAGCGTGTCCGACTTGAGGAAGTGGGGCCCCTTCGCGCCGTCGAGCTTCACGTACCTGGACAGCAGGTCCTTCGTGGACGTGTCGCGCGCCTTTCCGATGAGGTCCTTCACCGCGCCGGAGGACTCCTTCTTGTCCAGGAAGGCCCCGGGGTTCGCGTCACCGCCCGCCAGCAGCTCCAGCGTCTCGAAGTAGTTCTTCGCGAGCGCCTCCACCGCCCGGGTCTGCTCGCTGGAGGACAGCCCTGCCTCGCGCGCGGTGAGGACGGCGCTGGTGGCCAGGCGCGTGAGGTCCGCCTCCGGCGACGCCGTGCCCGTCTGGTCGAAGTCGTTGAGCCCCCACACCGCCTTGCCCTCCGGGCCCCGGAACGTGCCCAGGTTGCCCACGTGCGCGTCGCCCACCACCCGGATGTCCGGCGCGGGCCGGTCCGTCAGCCGTGCTTCCCGGGCGTACGGGCCCCGCAGGTCCGCCTGGAACAGGGCGGGCATGGCGCGGAACAGGGCGGACGGGCTCTCGCGCATCTGCGCCAGCTTCTCCTTCAGGCGCGCGGGCGGCAGCTCCAGGCGCGCGTTGAAGTCCCGCACGAAGGCCACCGCCCCGGCGGGCTCGCGCTCCAGGCCGGGCGCCCGGGCCCGCTGGGGCACCGCCGTGTTCACCGCCAGGGTGTTGCCCGTCCGTGACGGGGTGGCCTGGGGCTGGAAGTCGCTGACGTTGGACGGCAGCCGGCCCGCGGACACCCCGGAGGCGAGCGTCAGCACCGTGGCGGCGACGGTGGAGCCGGGGGCGGACGTCCGGGAGGGGGGCGAGGGCTTGGGCGGGATGCGCATGGGGGACCTTCCGGCGGATTATCGTCAGAAGGGGGGCGCGGGTTGTCCAGCGCACTCCCGGTGTGCATGCCGGGGTGCTAAGGAGCCAGCCCATGCTGGAGCGTTTCAGCGACAAGGTGAAGAAGGGCCTGCGCGGCTGGACAGAGCGCATGGCCGGCGAGCAGCAATCCGACCACCTCCAGGCCCTGGCCCGGACGGAGAACGAGTACGGGGTGGATCCGTTCGGGTTCAACCTGGACTACAGCCTGGCCGCCATCGCCCCGTTCATGTGGCTCTACCGCCACTACTTCCGGGTGGAGGCCTACGGCGCGGACCGCATCCCCGCGGGGAGGGTGCTGCTGGTGTCCAACCACTCCGGCCAGCTGCCCCTGGACGGCGCGATGATTGGCATTGCCCTGATGGTGGAGGGCAACCCGCCGCGCGCCATCCGCAGCATGGTGGAGAAGTGGGTGCCGTCCCTGCCGTACGTCTCCACGTTCATGGCGCGCGTGGGCCAGATTGTCGGCACGCCGGAGAACTGCCGGCGGCTGCTGGAGGCGGAGGAGGCCATCCTCGTGTTCCCGGAAGGCACGCGCGGGCTCAACAAGCTGTGGCCCCAGCGCTACCAGCTCCAGGAGTTCGGCCTGGGCTTCATGCGACTGGCGCTGGAGACGAACACGCCCATCGTGCCCATCGCCGTGGTGGGCGCGGAGGAGCAGGCCCCCGCGCTGATGAACCTGAAGCCGGTGGCGAAGCTGCTGGGCTTCCCGTCCTTCCCCATCACCCCCACGGGCACGCCCTTCCCGCTGCCCACGAAGTACCGCATCTATTTCGGCGACGCGCTCCACTTCACCGGCCGCGCGGACGACGAGGACAGCGAACTGGACAAGAAGGTGCGCACCGTGAAGGCCTCCATCCAGGCGATGCTCCACCAGGGTCTCAAGGAACGCCGGGGCGTGTTCTGGTGAGCGCGACGAACGAGGAGAAGGAGTCCGGCGCGGTGGACAAGCGCCCGGCCGTCGTCGTCACCGGCATCAGCGGCAACCTGGGCCGCACGCTGGCGAAGCAGCTGCACAAGCGCGAGCGCATCATCGGCATCGACCGGCGCCCCTTCGTGGGCAAGCCGAAGGACGTCGAGATGCACCAGCTGGACCTGCGCAAGAAGAAGGCGGAGGACGTCTTCCGCAAGAACGAAATCCGCGCCGTCATCCACATGGGCATCATGCATGACCCGCGCATGAGCGAGGAGGAGCACCACTCGTTCAACGTCGTGGGGACCACGCGCCTGTTGGAGTACTGCGCGAAGTACGGCGTGAAGAAGGTGGTGGTGCTGTCCTCGGCCAACGTCTACGGCCCCAGCCCGGACAACTCCAACTTCCTCACGGAGGATGCGCCGCTGATGGCCGCGAGCCGCTTCTCCGGCGTGCGCGACCTCATCGAAGTGGACATGCTGGCGCACAGCTTCTTCTGGAAGCACCCCGACATCGAGACGGTCATCCTGCGGCCCGTCCACATCGTCGGGCCCACCATCAAGAACGCGCCGTCCCACTACCTGCGCCTGCGCTACCCGTGGACCATGGCGGGCTTCGACCCGATGGTGCAGCTCATCCACGTGGAGGACGTGGCCCGCGCCATGATGGAGGCCCTGCGGCCGGAGCCCAAGGGCGTCTACAACGTCGTCGGCCCCGGCCAGGTGCCCCTGTCCGCGGTGCTGCGCGAACTGGGCAGCACCCCCATCCCCGTGCCGCACCCGGTGGCCCGGCCGCTCTTGGGCCTGATGTTCCGCTACCGGCTGGCCAACTTCCCGCCGCCGGAGCTGGACCACATCCAGTTCCTCTGCGCCGTGGACGGCAACCGGTGGGTCCAGGACGTGGGCTGGAAGGCCCAGCACTCCATGCGCGACACCATCCGCTCCGTCATCGGCGAGTAGCGCGAGGGTCGCGGCTTTTCGTGGGACCCGCCGTCAGTTCCCTGACAGACATGTCAGGGGGGACGTGGCGGCATGGCAGGGAGGGCCTGACAGCACTGTCAGGCATGGGACGGTGACGACGGGGAGTGAGGCCCGATAAGTGCCTGATTTCCCGTGGGAACCCGGGGTGGGGCAGGGGGGCGCGGGGGTTGGCACCGGCATTGCTCTAGAGACCAGGCAACACGGCGGGGTCGCAGCGGGCCGGAAGTACCGCGCGACATCGTCACCCTGGTAGGGGGTTCCATTGGGGAACCCTCGACGCCCATCGTCTCGGCCGGCCCCGAGACGGTGGGCGATTTTTTTGCGGGGTACGGGGCGGCTACTCCAGCTCGCCCGCGAAGGGGCCCGACTGCTGCTTCTCCAGCAGCCAGACGCCGTCCCGGAAGACGAACTCCGAGGTGACGGAGTCGGTCTGCTCGCTGACGGAGGGCAGGCGCATCCACTGGATGCGGCTGTGGACGGTGGCGCGGCGGCCGTCTTCGGCGAGCTTCACGTCCTCGATTTCAAAGTCGGTGACGGTGAGGTCGCGCTCGTCGTGGAGGGCGCGGCGCTGACGTTCGAAGTCCTGGCGCTCCTCGGGGACGAGGAAGCCGGCGAGGGCGCGGTAGTTCCTCCAGCGCAGGTTCTTGTGGAAGCCCTCCACGACGGGGCGGAGCTCTTCCAGGTCCGACTTGGGTGGCGTGTGGGCACAGGCCCCACCGAGGACCAGGGCAACCATCAGGGCAGGCAGGCGTTTCATGCGCGCGACGCTACCAGCCGCTGGGCGGAACGGACGAGGGCAGTGGTATGGTCCGCGCTCCCCCGCTAAGCGCACCGGAGTCGCGACTCAACATGGCCAAGTCGATGGTGGAGCGTTACGAGCAGCTCCTCCGGCAGGACCCGACCTCTTCCGTCTTCGTGGAGCTGGCGAAGGCGCTGCTGGAGAAGGGAGACGCGGCGCGCACCATCGAGGTGTGTACGCAGGGCATCTCCCACCACCCCACGTCCACCGTGGGGCGGGTGCTGTGGGGCAAGGCCCTCATCCAGCTGGGGCGGCCCGCGGAGGCGATGGAGCAGTTCGACCAGGCCATCGCCATCGAGCGGGACAACCCGTACGCCTACAACCTCATTGGCGACGTGCTGTTGCAGCGCGGGCTGTACCGCTCCGCGCTGCCCATTCTGCGCAAGGCCGTGGCGCTGCAGCCCAACAACGGGCGCGTGAAGCAGTGGCTGGACCAGGCCCAGCAGGCGCTGTCCGGCGGGCCCGCGCCCATCTTCGAGGACCTGGGCATCCTGGCGACCCCGGCGGCGCCCGCGGAGGAAGAGGCGCCGGAGGCACCCGGAGCGGAGGCGCACGCGTCCGCGTTCGAGGCGCGTGCCGCCGCGGCGGCGGGGCTGGAGCCGCGCCGTGCGGCCCGGACGGAGACGCCGGCGGGCGGCATGGATGCGCAGGCCGCGGCCAGGGTCGGATCCGTCGAGGCGCACGGTGGGCCGACCGCGCCCTTGGGGACGCCGGTGCCGGAGGACGCGCGGGGCGATGGCTCCGTGGAGGCCGGTGGTTCGTCCGCGGCGGGTGAGCAGCGCGGTGGCGTGTCGGATCCGGGGCAGGCGGCGTCGGGCGTCGGAACGGATCCGGGCAACGGCTCCGGAGCGGGGCGCGGTCGTGGGGCAAGTGGTGGCCCGTCGGATCCGGGCAACGGCTCCGGAGCGGAGCCTGGTCGTTCGGCCAGTGGTGGTCCGTCGGATCCGGGGCAGGAGCCGGGTTCGGGGCGGGGGCGCGCGGCGGGTCAGGACGCTTCGGACGCGGGGCAGGAGCCCGGTTCGGCACGCGGTGACGCTTCGGTCGCGGGCCCGGATGGCGCTCCGGAGCAGGGCCGCGACGCGACGGCCGGTGCGCCTTCGGATCCGGCTCAGGGGGCCAGCGCGGGTGCGGGGGCGGCCTCCGGCCGTGGGCGCAAGTCCGGGATGCTGGCGGACCTGCCTGACGCCCCTCCGGCGGACGAACCCGCTTCGCAGGGCGGGGGACTGCTCGGAGACCTTCCTCCTCCGGAGGTGGCGCGGGCTCGCGCGGCGGTGCCGGTGACGCCGGCTCCGGTGGCGTCGGGGGCGGGCGGCAAGCGCTCGCTGCTGGACGACATCCCGGATGCGACGGAGCTGGCGGCGGCCGCGGCGCGCAACAAGGCGGCGGCCAACGCCAAGGACACGGAGGCGCTCGCGGCGAAGTACGAGCGCGAGATGCACGAGAAGATCGCCAAGGAGCGGGCGAAGCAGTCCCTCATCGAGCGATACGGCGCGAAGACCGTGGCCCTCTTCGTGGCCCTCATCTTCCTGGGCGCGAGCGCCGGCTTCTTCATCCTCTACCGCTCCCGTCAGGGCGGCCAGACGCTGTCGGAGACGCTGGAGCTCGCGAAGCGCGCCATCGCGCAGGACACGGGGGCGTCGCTGGACGAGGCGCTCCGGCAGCTCGACCGCGCGCGCGACATGGACGAGGCGAGCCCGGCAGCCTGGGCGCTCGCGGGCTACGCGCACGCGCTGCGCTACCTGGACCACGGCGCCAACGCCGACGACCGCCGGCTGGCGCTGGAGGCGCTGGAGAAGCCGGGCGTGAAGGAGGGCTTCAACGGCCTGGTGCTCGCCACCAACGCGCTCGTCGCCGACGACCGGGGCCGCGAACCCGCGCACCGCGCGCTGCTCGCCTCGCAGGACGACGTGACGGAGGTGCACGCGCTCGCGGGCAGCCTGCTCATCGCCGCCAAGGACGAGAAGAAGGCCCTGGACCGCTTCGACCGCGCGCTCAAGGCGTCGCCGGGCAACGTGCGCGCGCTGGTGGCGCTGGGCGACTACTACCTCGCCTCCGAGGACTTCCCGCAGGCGCTGGAGATGTTCAAGCGCGCCCGCGAGGTCTCCAAGGAGCACCCGGCCGCCCGCATCGGGATGGCCGAGAGCCGGCTCGCGCTGGAGCAGGACCTGGACGCGGCGCTGGCGGACGTGGCGCCGCTCGCGCAGGACCCGAAGCTGCCCCCCGCGCTCCAGCCCCGTCAGCACCTGGTGCACGGCGAGCTGCTGTCCGCGCTGGGCAAGTACGAGGAAGCGCGCGCGATGCTCTCCAAGGGCACGCAGGGGCCGCTGGCCATGGACTTCCAGCTGGCGCTCGGGGCCGCGGGCCGCGCGGCGGGCAAGCTGGAGGCCGCGCAGCAGGCCTACGAGGCCGCGCTGAAGCTGCAGCCCAAGAGCGAGGCCGCGAAGGAGGGCCTGGGGCGCACGCTGCTGGACCGCGACCGCGAGAAGGAAGCGCTGCAGCGGCTGGAGGCGGACGGCGGCCGCAAGGTGTCGCTGGTGCGCGGTGCCGCCTACGCGCGGCTGGGCGACTGGAAGCGCGCCCGCGTGGAGCTGGGCAAGACGCGCGTGAACGACCGCTATCCGCCGGAGGCCGTCGCGTGGCTCGCGCTGGCGGACGCGAACGAGGGCAACGGCGCCCAGGCCCGCGACGTGCTGGAGAAGGCGCTGGCCAAGAAGCCCCGCACGGACCTGCGCGTGGCGCTGGGACAGGTGTACTGGCGTGAGCGCGCGCTCGACAAGGCGCAGGCGCAATTCGACGAGGCGCTGAAGGACCCGCGCGACTACGAGGGCGCGTGCTCGCTGGGGCGGCTGCTCCTGTCGCGCGGCCTGCCGGACATGGCGCTCAAGCCGCTGACGCAGGCGGTGGAGCGCAACGGCGCGCACGGAGAGGCGCGCGACGCCCTGGGCCGCACGCTGCTGGCGCTGGGCCGGACTCCGGAGGCGCTGAAGCAGTTCGAGGCGTGGCAGCTGGACAACCCGGGCAACGCGGACGCGCACAAGGGCTTCGCGCTGGCGCTGTACCAGTCCGGCCGCCGCAAGGAGGCGGAAGGGGCGTCCGGCCGCGCGGTGAAGCTGGCACCGGACGACGCGGAAGGGCAGCGGCTGCGCGCGGCGCTCCTGTTCGCCAACGGCGACGCGAGGGGCGGCTTCGCGGCGCTGGAGCGCGCCAACAAGCTGGACTCCAAGGACCCGGACACCTTCTGCGAAATCGCCCAGGCGTTCCTGCGCCAGGGGCAGGTGGAGAGCGCGGACGCCGCCTTCGCGGCGGCGCGGCGCGAAGGGCCGGACGCGACGTGCGGCCGCGTGGGCGAGCTGTACACGCAACTGCCGGGCGGCGGACGCGGCGCGGCGCGCACGCTGCAGGACCTGGCCGACAAGGCGCCCACCGTCTGGGACAAGGCTTTCGCCAAGGTGACGCTGGCGCGCGTGCTGCTGGGCGCCGGGGCCGTGAAGGAGGCCCGCGCGGCGGCGGACGAGGCCGTGAAGCTGGCCCCCTACAACGGGCGCGCGTACCTGGCCCTGGGACTGGTGGCCTTCAAGCAGCGGCAGGAGGCCCCCGCTCGCGAGGCGCTGGCCAAGGCCGTGGAGCTGGAGCCCACGGACGGCCTGGCGCACCTGGCGCTGGCGGACGTGCTGGTGCGCGAGTCCTCGGAGCTGCCCCGGGCGGTGGAGGCCTACGAGGTCTTCCTGAAGCTCGCCGGGGGGGCGCCGGAGGCAAACCGGGTGAAGAAGGCCCTTCCGCTCCTCAAGCGCCGGGCGTCGCGCTAGCGTGGTGGACGTGAGCGAGCAGCGGCCCCCGTCCTCCCCCCTGCTGAAGGTCATGTGGGGCAACGCCTTCCTGCTGTCGGTGCTCTACCTGCTGACGGGCATCGTCGTGGAGTCCATCCGGCGGCGGTACCACGCGCCCTTCTTCGAGCGGCTCTCCATGGCGCTCGACTCGCTGCCGGCGCGGGCGCTGGAGCTGGTGCACGCGATGGAGCCGCTGCGCGCGGCGTACTTCACCGGCCGCATCAGCGACCTGGGCGTGCGCGTCGTCTTCGGCATCGTCACCGTGGCGGTCATCTTCCTGCTCGCCCTGGTGGTGGGCGCCATCATGGCCGTGCTGCGGTGGGCGCTCCTGCGCGCCAGCCGCGGTGGGAACAGCCCTCCGCCGGGTCACGGCTAGCGGCGCGACTTCGCCTTGCGGATGCGAGGGGCCACGGGCGCCGCCTGCGGCTCGTGGCCCGCCGCGCGCGCCATCAGGCAGATGTCCACCACCTTGGGGCCGAAGCGCTCCCAGCGGCTTTCCCCGGTGCCCTTCACCGCGAGGAAGGACTCGCGGTCCACCGGCAGCGCGGCGGCCAGCCCCAGCAGCGTCGCGTCGTTGAAGATGATGAAGGGCGCGATGCCCAGGTCCCTGGCCAGGTCCTTGCGCCAGCGGCGCAGCTCCGTGGACGCAAGCTCGCTGTACACCATCACCGGCGCCCCGGACGCGGCCGGCGCGGAGCGCGAGGCGGAACCGGAGGGCTTGGGCATCATGCTGCCCGCGCACCGGTCGCACGTGCCGCACACCGCCGCCGCGTCCGCCTGCCCGAAGTAGCGCAGGATGAACGCGCGCCGGCACGTCGGCGTGTACGCGTAGTCCGCCATCCGCTTGAGCATCAGCCGGTTGAGCCGCTCCTGCTCGCGCACCCGGGAGAGGTCCACCGTCAGCTCGCGGAACGGCACGCGCTCCAGCGCGCGGATGGAGCGCCCCGCGAACGGCCTGCGCACCCGCACCACCCCCGACTTCTCCAGGAGGCCCAGCGCGTGCCGGACGTCGTCCTCCGTCAGCCCGGTGCGCCGCGCGAGGATGGGCAGCTCCGTGGTGGCCTGCCGCCCCACGGGGAAGGTTTCCAGGAGCGAGCGGAGCAGTCGCTGCGACTCCGCCGCGTGCGGCTGGGCGCTGGCGGCCTTGTCCGTCAACGTGATGCCGTACTCGCCCTCACCCCGGCCGCCACGCTCCAGCTTGCCCTCGCGCTCGAAAATCTTGAGGGCGGCGGAGACCTCGAACTCGCTGGCGCCCACCATGCCCGCGAGGGCGTGCACGCCCCGGTCGAACTCCTCCACGGCCTGCAGCTGCGCCCACACGTCCGACAGCACGGCTTCGGACGGGTGGCTGCTCTCGATGAGGCGCTCCTGCGTGTACACGTCCGCGTGGTTGAACAGGAGCACCGCCGTGGCGGGGTTGCCGTCGCGGCCCGCGCGGCCAATCTCCTGGTAGTACGCCTCCACCGCCCGGGGGATGTTGGCGTGCGCGACGAAGCGGATGTCCGGCTTGTCGATGCCCATGCCGAAGGCGTTGGTGGCCACCGCCACCGCCTCCT comes from the Corallococcus caeni genome and includes:
- a CDS encoding RecQ family ATP-dependent DNA helicase produces the protein MVNMRAMTESLPFLEDAQRGLVRHFGLSEFRPGQAPVISSVLSGRNTVVVMPTGAGKSLCYQLPALLLPGITLVVSPLIALMKDQVEQLTAKGIPATYINSSLSDVERADRLRKLRAREYKLLYVAPERFRSGSFLELVSGLGVELLAVDEAHCISQWGHDFRPDYALLGQVRKRLRPPRTVALTATATPEVREDIVRVLLMKDPAVFAQGFDRPNLFLDVVNVSGDEERRDACASLAAKGGSGIIYCSTRKAAEGMHSALVTRKLNAVLYHAGMEDDARRRAQEDFMSSKEAVAVATNAFGMGIDKPDIRFVAHANIPRAVEAYYQEIGRAGRDGNPATAVLLFNHADVYTQERLIESSHPSEAVLSDVWAQLQAVEEFDRGVHALAGMVGASEFEVSAALKIFEREGKLERGGRGEGEYGITLTDKAASAQPHAAESQRLLRSLLETFPVGRQATTELPILARRTGLTEDDVRHALGLLEKSGVVRVRRPFAGRSIRALERVPFRELTVDLSRVREQERLNRLMLKRMADYAYTPTCRRAFILRYFGQADAAAVCGTCDRCAGSMMPKPSGSASRSAPAASGAPVMVYSELASTELRRWRKDLARDLGIAPFIIFNDATLLGLAAALPVDRESFLAVKGTGESRWERFGPKVVDICLMARAAGHEPQAAPVAPRIRKAKSRR